From the genome of Rhizobium sp. NXC24, one region includes:
- a CDS encoding xanthine dehydrogenase family protein subunit M produces the protein MLPFSYQKPANVDGAIALGRNDRREPTRANAQFIAGGTNMLDYMKLGVTRPAELIDLNGLEESELRSVTVSDRQIRLGALSRMAEVEDNKDIQQRAPVLTDSLRLAASRQIRNMASIGGNVLQRTRCEYFRETSWPCNRRNPGSGCAALEGFNRQHAVLGGSDACIATYHGDFAQALVALDAIVEVAGHGGKRRIAFADLHRLPADTPEIETNLQADDVITAITIPIEPWMTRSRYLKIRDRQSYAFALASVAVALDVADGRVRDVRIGLGGLATVPWRAREAEEALKGQTLNEEMATKAAASAFAGAKSRQHNAFKIALGQQTLVRALLETNDMRV, from the coding sequence ATGCTTCCCTTTAGTTACCAGAAACCGGCTAACGTCGATGGCGCCATAGCTCTCGGACGCAATGACCGAAGAGAACCGACGCGGGCCAATGCCCAGTTCATCGCCGGCGGCACCAATATGCTCGACTACATGAAGCTCGGCGTCACACGGCCGGCCGAACTCATTGACCTCAATGGCTTGGAGGAGAGCGAGCTCCGCTCCGTCACCGTCTCTGACCGCCAGATCCGCCTCGGCGCCTTGTCACGCATGGCCGAAGTCGAAGACAACAAGGATATTCAACAGCGCGCTCCTGTGCTTACCGATAGTCTGAGACTTGCCGCCTCGCGCCAGATCCGCAACATGGCGAGCATCGGCGGCAATGTCCTGCAGCGGACGCGCTGCGAGTATTTCCGGGAGACGTCCTGGCCATGCAACAGACGCAATCCGGGTTCCGGCTGCGCGGCGCTCGAAGGCTTCAATCGCCAGCATGCCGTGCTCGGCGGTAGTGACGCCTGTATCGCCACCTATCATGGCGATTTTGCCCAGGCGCTGGTGGCGCTGGATGCCATTGTCGAGGTTGCGGGACATGGCGGTAAGCGGCGCATAGCATTCGCGGACTTGCATCGTCTGCCGGCTGACACGCCGGAGATCGAAACCAATCTCCAGGCCGACGACGTGATCACCGCAATCACAATCCCGATCGAGCCATGGATGACACGCTCGCGCTACCTCAAGATCCGCGACCGGCAATCCTATGCATTCGCACTTGCCTCCGTCGCAGTTGCCCTCGATGTCGCGGACGGCCGGGTGCGGGACGTCCGCATCGGTCTCGGCGGCCTCGCCACAGTGCCATGGCGCGCAAGAGAGGCGGAAGAGGCGCTCAAGGGCCAGACGCTGAACGAAGAAATGGCAACCAAGGCGGCAGCCTCTGCCTTCGCTGGAGCAAAATCCCGGCAGCACAATGCTTTCAAGATCGCGCTCGGCCAGCAGACATTGGTCCGGGCGCTCCTCGAAACCAATGACATGAGGGTCTGA
- a CDS encoding (2Fe-2S)-binding protein has translation MTEAAHDSTLDFNRRALIKGTLFGVATVPLVWGSDASAAPSAVQTVKAYGTASISLTINRQQYKLDVDVRASLLDALRDTAGLTGTKKGCDHGQCGACTVLVDGKRQLSCMSFAVMNQGKQITTIEGLESAGGELHPMQQAFLDHDAFQCGYCTPGQILSGIACINEGHASTDDDIREYMSGNLCRCAAYPNIVAAVKQARDKMGRA, from the coding sequence ATGACCGAAGCCGCTCATGATTCCACGCTCGATTTCAACCGCCGCGCCCTGATCAAGGGAACCTTGTTCGGCGTCGCCACCGTACCCTTGGTATGGGGCAGTGATGCATCGGCGGCGCCGAGTGCCGTCCAGACGGTGAAAGCATATGGTACTGCGTCCATCTCGCTCACCATCAACCGGCAGCAGTATAAGCTTGATGTTGACGTGCGAGCGAGCCTGCTGGATGCATTGCGAGATACGGCCGGGCTGACCGGGACCAAAAAAGGCTGCGACCATGGCCAGTGCGGCGCCTGCACAGTTCTCGTCGACGGCAAGCGGCAGCTTTCCTGCATGAGCTTTGCCGTCATGAACCAAGGCAAACAGATTACGACCATCGAGGGCCTCGAAAGCGCTGGTGGTGAATTGCATCCGATGCAACAGGCTTTCCTGGATCATGACGCCTTCCAGTGTGGTTATTGCACGCCGGGGCAAATCCTCTCGGGCATCGCCTGTATCAATGAAGGTCACGCCTCGACCGACGATGATATCCGTGAATATATGAGCGGCAATCTTTGTCGCTGTGCCGCCTATCCCAACATCGTTGCAGCGGTGAAACAGGCCCGTGACAAAATGGGGAGGGCCTGA